The Candidatus Koribacter versatilis Ellin345 genome has a segment encoding these proteins:
- a CDS encoding carbonic anhydrase: MADHASVTEVSAEEALQKLLEGNARFVRGEARFPTVCKETLAALARGQHPFATILGCSDSRVPPELLFDANFGELFIIRVAGNVISNEVKGSLQYAGAHLRTPLFVVLGHQKCGAVAAALHYRKHAEEERSYIQILVENIAAGLPPTLDGADDEMDAAVEANVRWSVEQIRRTPEWENAVKAGGKIHGAVFQITSGEVRFLDV; this comes from the coding sequence GTGGCAGACCACGCGAGCGTAACTGAGGTGTCGGCGGAGGAAGCACTACAGAAGCTGTTGGAGGGCAATGCGCGATTTGTGCGAGGTGAGGCACGATTTCCGACCGTGTGCAAGGAGACACTCGCGGCCTTGGCGCGAGGCCAGCATCCGTTCGCGACGATCTTGGGTTGCAGCGATTCGCGAGTGCCACCGGAGTTGCTCTTCGATGCGAACTTCGGCGAACTGTTTATCATTCGCGTGGCGGGGAACGTGATTTCGAATGAGGTGAAGGGAAGTTTGCAATACGCGGGCGCGCACCTGCGGACGCCATTGTTCGTCGTGCTCGGACATCAGAAGTGCGGGGCGGTGGCGGCGGCGCTTCATTATCGGAAGCACGCGGAAGAGGAGCGGTCGTATATCCAGATTCTGGTTGAGAACATCGCAGCGGGATTGCCGCCCACACTCGATGGAGCAGACGATGAAATGGACGCCGCGGTTGAGGCGAATGTGCGTTGGTCCGTAGAGCAGATACGGCGCACGCCGGAATGGGAGAACGCAGTGAAGGCCGGGGGGAAGATTCATGGCGCGGTATTCCAGATTACTTCGGGCGAGGTGAGATTCCTCGACGTTTAG